Proteins encoded within one genomic window of Bacillus sp. 1NLA3E:
- a CDS encoding glycosyl hydrolase family 18 protein: MARIEYHKQKPIPTARLVWGIILGLFLVISSILLFLYPFASSKKVAYFKGDNPILFLGKQEGNALIEGETIYVPFNFLKSMDDSILFDEKSHSIIITTKDKVIQMPSESLTYFINQKPVNLEIPPIKRKGREYYISLDTILPFYPIRSTILEGSHAILIQKDGEKRSRGIVIGKEVNEEKLRLRVNLNLQSPYSAQTTKNEPIFIEGEKGDYYFVRKEDGSAGYLNKKLVKPQGDPEKVTVKQNVANANPPVINGPIQLTWEAVYTKNPNTTTIPDMPGVNIVSPTWFKLGSADGTVHNLASLDYVKWAKGRGYQVWGLFSNDFNPDLTHEALSDFETRQTIIRQLIHFSQMYQLDGYNIDFENVRNEDGPLVTQFIREATPHFHEAGINVSMDITFISTSGNWSAFYERGKLSEIVDYMVVMAYDEHWGSSPVAGSVASLPWVEQNLQSLLKEVPNQKLILGVPLYTRLWKEETGEDRKTKVSSKSKSMSAISEWIIEHQLTPVYDEASGQNYAEFYSEEDKATYKVWLEDEVSLKKRAELTSKYNLAGIASWSRYFAAPAAWTALQILDDLEASK; encoded by the coding sequence CTGGCTAGAATTGAATATCATAAACAAAAACCCATACCGACAGCAAGACTAGTGTGGGGAATCATTTTGGGGTTATTTTTAGTAATATCTAGCATTCTGCTATTCTTATATCCATTTGCGTCATCGAAAAAAGTGGCCTATTTTAAAGGTGATAACCCAATTTTATTTTTAGGAAAGCAAGAAGGAAATGCTCTGATTGAGGGGGAGACGATTTACGTCCCATTTAACTTCTTGAAATCGATGGATGACAGTATTTTGTTTGATGAAAAATCACATTCCATTATTATTACGACAAAAGACAAAGTGATCCAAATGCCATCAGAATCACTGACTTATTTTATCAATCAAAAGCCTGTAAATTTAGAAATCCCCCCCATAAAAAGGAAGGGTAGAGAATATTATATTTCGCTCGATACGATTTTGCCTTTTTATCCGATCCGTTCGACCATTCTTGAGGGAAGTCACGCGATCCTAATTCAAAAAGATGGGGAAAAACGTTCACGTGGTATCGTGATAGGGAAAGAGGTTAACGAAGAAAAGTTACGTTTACGAGTAAACTTAAATTTGCAATCTCCCTATTCAGCTCAGACCACCAAAAATGAACCAATCTTCATTGAAGGTGAGAAAGGAGATTACTATTTTGTGAGAAAAGAAGACGGTTCTGCAGGTTATCTTAATAAAAAATTAGTGAAACCTCAAGGGGATCCGGAAAAAGTTACTGTCAAACAAAATGTTGCAAATGCAAATCCCCCAGTGATAAATGGTCCTATTCAGCTTACTTGGGAAGCGGTGTACACAAAAAATCCAAACACAACCACAATTCCAGATATGCCTGGAGTGAACATTGTCTCTCCAACATGGTTTAAACTGGGGAGTGCAGACGGAACGGTTCACAATCTTGCATCACTTGATTATGTTAAATGGGCAAAAGGGCGTGGTTATCAGGTCTGGGGCCTTTTTTCGAATGATTTTAACCCTGATCTTACCCATGAAGCGTTAAGCGATTTTGAAACAAGACAAACCATCATTCGCCAATTGATTCATTTTAGTCAGATGTATCAACTGGATGGTTACAATATTGATTTTGAGAATGTTCGGAACGAGGATGGACCACTTGTAACTCAGTTTATTCGTGAAGCAACACCACATTTTCACGAGGCTGGAATAAATGTATCAATGGATATTACTTTTATTTCAACAAGCGGGAATTGGTCTGCTTTTTATGAAAGAGGAAAACTATCTGAAATCGTCGATTATATGGTCGTGATGGCTTACGATGAGCATTGGGGTAGTTCTCCCGTAGCAGGTAGTGTTGCGAGCCTTCCTTGGGTGGAACAGAACCTTCAAAGCTTATTAAAAGAAGTTCCCAATCAAAAACTCATACTTGGTGTTCCACTGTACACGAGGTTGTGGAAGGAAGAAACGGGGGAGGATAGGAAAACCAAAGTATCCTCAAAATCAAAGTCCATGTCTGCTATCAGTGAGTGGATTATTGAACATCAGCTTACACCTGTTTATGATGAGGCTAGTGGCCAAAACTATGCGGAATTTTATTCTGAAGAAGATAAGGCAACCTATAAGGTTTGGCTTGAAGATGAAGTGTCTTTAAAAAAACGTGCGGAATTAACTAGTAAATATAATCTTGCGGGTATCGCAAGCTGGTCCCGCTACTTCGCAGCTCCAGCAGCCTGGACGGCCCTTCAAATATTAGATGATCTTGAAGCTTCAAAATAA
- a CDS encoding CoA-binding protein, translating to MSIENPSREEIGSILKKAKRIAVVGISDKPDRTSYMVSKAMKDAGYEIIPVNPQFTEVLGVKAVSKLSDIEGHIDIVNIFRRSEFLPEIAKDFDEIDADVFWAQLGVENEEAYDFLKKKGYTVIMDRCIKVEHALTK from the coding sequence ATGTCAATCGAAAATCCAAGCCGAGAAGAAATAGGGTCTATTTTAAAAAAAGCGAAGCGAATTGCAGTTGTGGGAATAAGTGACAAACCGGACCGAACTTCTTACATGGTCTCAAAAGCAATGAAAGATGCTGGATATGAAATTATTCCAGTTAATCCTCAATTTACTGAAGTCCTTGGTGTAAAGGCAGTTTCCAAGTTGAGTGATATTGAAGGACATATTGATATCGTCAATATTTTCCGTCGTTCAGAATTTTTACCTGAAATTGCAAAGGATTTTGACGAAATTGATGCTGATGTGTTTTGGGCACAGCTTGGGGTAGAGAATGAAGAAGCATATGACTTTTTAAAGAAAAAGGGATACACTGTTATTATGGACCGTTGCATTAAGGTTGAACATGCCTTAACAAAATAG
- the parE gene encoding DNA topoisomerase IV subunit B, with the protein MARNQQVFDYNDDAIQVLEGLEAVRKRPGMYIGSTDARGLHHLVYEIVDNSVDEALSGFGNHIIVKIHKDNSISVQDKGRGMPTGMHKLGKPTPEVILTILHAGGKFGQGGYKTSGGLHGVGASVVNALSEWLVVTIKRDSFVYEQRFENGGKPVTTLEKIGKTNQTGTTIHFKPDPTIFSATTYNYETLCERLRESAFLLKGLKIEMIDDRNDVQDVFHYENGIEAFVEYLNEEKDVLQPVVNIEGEQIGIEVDFSFQFNDGYSENVLSFVNNVRTKDGGTHEAGCRSAMTRVFNDYARKVSLIKEKDKNLEGADIREGLAAVISVRIPEDLLQFEGQTKGKLGTSEARSAVDSVVSEHLSYFLEENPDISSLLIKKSIKAYQAREAARKAREDARSGKKRKRSDAVLSGKLTPAQSRNPQRNELYLVEGDSAGGSAKQGRDRRFQAVLPLRGKVINTEKAKLSDIFKNEEINTIIHAIGGGVGSDFSVEDINYDKVVIMTDADTDGAHIQVLLLTFFYRYMKPLIESGKVFIALPPLYKVSKGTGKKEVIEYSWSDDDLQAAIKKVGKGYILQRYKGLGEMNADQLWDTTMNPDTRTLIRVRIDDIARAERRVTTLMGDKVEPRRKWIEANVEFGLQEDGNILENENISVAGEDTEA; encoded by the coding sequence GTGGCAAGAAACCAGCAAGTATTTGATTACAATGATGACGCCATTCAGGTGCTCGAAGGCCTAGAGGCTGTTAGAAAACGGCCTGGTATGTATATAGGTAGCACCGATGCCCGCGGTCTACACCATTTAGTTTATGAAATAGTTGATAACTCGGTAGATGAAGCTTTATCAGGCTTTGGAAATCATATTATTGTTAAAATTCATAAAGATAATTCAATAAGTGTTCAAGATAAAGGGCGAGGAATGCCTACAGGTATGCATAAACTCGGAAAACCTACTCCAGAAGTGATATTAACCATTCTCCACGCAGGTGGGAAATTTGGTCAAGGCGGGTACAAAACAAGCGGAGGCTTACACGGTGTTGGTGCTTCTGTTGTAAATGCTTTGTCAGAATGGCTCGTTGTCACGATAAAACGTGATTCCTTTGTATATGAGCAGCGCTTTGAAAATGGTGGGAAGCCTGTAACGACTTTAGAGAAAATTGGCAAGACCAATCAGACAGGGACAACGATTCATTTTAAACCGGATCCTACCATCTTTTCAGCAACTACTTATAATTATGAAACGTTGTGTGAACGTTTACGTGAATCGGCCTTTTTACTTAAAGGCTTGAAAATTGAAATGATTGACGATCGAAATGATGTTCAGGATGTTTTTCATTACGAAAATGGCATTGAAGCCTTTGTTGAATATTTAAACGAGGAAAAGGATGTTCTTCAACCAGTTGTAAACATTGAAGGTGAACAAATCGGAATTGAGGTGGATTTCTCCTTCCAATTTAATGACGGTTATTCAGAAAATGTCCTATCCTTTGTCAATAATGTCCGTACAAAAGACGGTGGAACCCATGAAGCAGGTTGCAGGTCAGCAATGACACGGGTCTTCAACGACTATGCCCGTAAGGTAAGTTTAATAAAAGAAAAAGATAAAAACCTTGAAGGAGCCGATATTCGCGAGGGGTTAGCGGCAGTAATTTCAGTGCGGATTCCTGAGGATCTTCTACAGTTTGAAGGACAAACAAAAGGAAAGCTTGGCACTAGTGAAGCTCGTTCCGCAGTCGATTCCGTCGTATCTGAACATCTTTCTTATTTTTTAGAAGAAAACCCTGATATTAGTTCCTTACTCATAAAAAAATCGATAAAAGCCTACCAAGCAAGAGAAGCAGCCCGTAAGGCACGCGAAGATGCAAGAAGCGGGAAAAAGCGGAAACGTTCAGATGCTGTTCTGTCAGGGAAATTAACCCCAGCTCAGTCCCGAAATCCCCAACGAAATGAGCTTTATTTAGTGGAGGGAGATTCTGCCGGTGGTTCAGCTAAACAAGGTCGTGACCGCCGTTTCCAAGCAGTACTTCCGTTAAGAGGAAAAGTAATTAACACTGAAAAAGCAAAGCTTTCCGATATATTTAAGAATGAAGAAATAAACACGATCATCCATGCGATTGGCGGTGGTGTAGGATCGGACTTTAGTGTCGAAGATATCAATTATGATAAAGTTGTTATTATGACTGATGCAGACACTGATGGGGCTCATATTCAAGTTTTGCTATTAACTTTCTTTTACAGATATATGAAGCCCTTGATTGAATCTGGAAAGGTCTTTATTGCTCTTCCACCTTTGTATAAGGTTAGTAAAGGAACTGGAAAAAAAGAAGTAATTGAGTACTCTTGGAGCGATGATGATCTTCAAGCTGCCATTAAAAAAGTTGGAAAAGGATATATCCTTCAACGTTATAAAGGGCTAGGCGAAATGAATGCTGATCAGTTATGGGATACAACCATGAATCCCGACACTCGAACATTAATCCGCGTCCGTATCGATGATATCGCTCGAGCTGAACGTCGTGTTACCACGCTGATGGGTGATAAGGTAGAGCCTCGGCGAAAGTGGATTGAAGCCAATGTTGAGTTTGGGTTACAAGAAGATGGAAATATCCTTGAAAATGAGAATATTAGTGTTGCAGGGGAGGATACTGAGGCATGA
- the parC gene encoding DNA topoisomerase IV subunit A, with the protein MSLVEKFRDLPLEDVMGDRFGRYSKYIIQERALPDARDGLKPVQRRILYAMHVEGNTHEKGFRKSAKTVGNVIGNYHPHGDSSVYEAMVRMSQDWKVRNYLVEMHGNNGSMDGDPPAAMRYTEARLSAISAELLRDIEKETVDFIPNFDDTSNEPTVLPAMFPNLLVNGSTGISAGYATEIPPHHLGEVIDAVIMKMNKPDVSVEELMTVMKGPDFPTGGIIQGVDGIKKAYETGKGKIIIRGKAEIEDVRGGKQQIVITEIPFEVNKANLVKKMDEFRLDRKLEGISEVRDETDRTGLRIVIELKKDVDAEGVLNYLYKNSDLQVTYNFNMVAIFNKRPVLMGIKQLLSAYIDHQKEVITRRSNYELRKANERQHIVEGLMKALSILDEVITTIRASKDKRDAKDNLIARFQFSEAQAEAIVSLQLYRLTNTDITALQKEAEELAKKIDELTSILNSEQNLLNVIKKDLKEVKKKFADERRSVVQAEIEEIKINLEVLIANEDVIVTVTRQGYVKRTSQRSYAASNGQDLAMKDSDRLLARLDVNTTDVLLLFTNKGNYLFCPVHELPDIRWKDLGQHIANIIPIDRDESIIKAIPIEDFNTNQYLLFVTKNGMVKKTELIQYKAQRYSKPLTAINLKDHDQVIDVYITDGKNDLFLMTHYGYALWFSEEEVSIVGARAAGVKGINLKDNDFVISGKILSTTEKRAIVIATQRGAVKKMKLSEFERATRAKRGLVQLRELKSNPHRVIGFVLVQDKDDIYIQSEKGTIESINAASIRNNDRYSNGSFLLDESESGKTVEIWVIENPEE; encoded by the coding sequence ATGAGTTTAGTAGAAAAATTCCGCGATCTTCCTCTTGAAGATGTTATGGGTGACCGATTTGGTCGCTATAGTAAATATATTATCCAAGAACGAGCTTTGCCTGATGCGCGTGATGGGTTAAAACCTGTGCAAAGAAGGATTTTATATGCCATGCATGTAGAAGGTAATACACACGAAAAGGGATTTCGTAAATCAGCAAAAACGGTTGGAAACGTAATCGGTAACTATCATCCTCATGGTGATTCTTCTGTTTACGAGGCAATGGTCCGAATGAGTCAGGATTGGAAAGTGCGAAATTATCTGGTTGAAATGCACGGGAATAACGGAAGTATGGATGGGGACCCTCCTGCTGCGATGCGTTATACAGAAGCAAGGCTATCTGCCATTTCTGCTGAGTTATTAAGGGATATTGAAAAAGAAACAGTTGATTTTATTCCAAACTTTGATGACACCTCAAATGAACCAACCGTACTCCCAGCAATGTTTCCAAACCTTCTGGTTAATGGTTCTACTGGGATATCGGCAGGTTACGCAACTGAAATTCCACCGCACCACCTTGGTGAAGTGATTGATGCTGTTATTATGAAAATGAACAAACCTGATGTTTCTGTTGAAGAATTAATGACCGTTATGAAAGGTCCTGATTTCCCTACAGGTGGGATTATCCAAGGCGTTGACGGAATTAAAAAAGCATATGAAACAGGTAAAGGTAAAATCATTATTCGTGGAAAAGCAGAAATTGAGGATGTTCGTGGTGGAAAACAACAAATCGTGATTACCGAAATCCCATTTGAAGTGAATAAAGCTAATTTAGTAAAAAAAATGGATGAATTCCGACTTGACCGAAAACTTGAGGGAATATCTGAAGTACGCGATGAAACTGATCGCACTGGTTTAAGAATTGTAATCGAATTGAAAAAAGATGTGGATGCTGAAGGTGTCCTAAATTATTTATATAAAAATAGTGATCTGCAGGTCACTTATAATTTTAATATGGTCGCAATCTTTAACAAGCGACCAGTACTAATGGGTATTAAGCAACTACTATCTGCCTATATTGACCATCAGAAGGAAGTTATTACGAGAAGATCTAATTATGAGTTAAGAAAAGCAAATGAACGTCAACATATTGTTGAAGGATTAATGAAGGCACTGTCAATTCTAGATGAAGTCATAACAACCATTAGGGCTTCTAAAGACAAAAGAGACGCCAAGGATAATTTAATTGCTAGATTTCAATTTTCCGAAGCTCAAGCAGAAGCGATTGTATCCTTACAGTTATATCGTTTAACTAATACGGATATTACTGCTTTGCAAAAGGAAGCGGAAGAACTTGCAAAAAAGATAGATGAATTGACTTCTATTTTAAACAGTGAGCAAAACCTTTTGAATGTGATTAAAAAAGATTTAAAAGAAGTGAAAAAGAAATTCGCCGATGAAAGGCGATCAGTGGTCCAAGCGGAAATTGAAGAAATCAAAATAAACCTTGAAGTTTTGATTGCCAATGAGGACGTCATAGTAACTGTAACAAGACAAGGTTATGTGAAACGGACAAGCCAACGTTCTTACGCAGCATCAAATGGGCAGGACCTAGCAATGAAGGATTCAGATCGCTTACTTGCTAGGTTAGATGTGAACACAACTGATGTTCTTTTACTTTTTACAAATAAGGGAAATTATTTATTTTGTCCTGTCCATGAATTGCCGGATATCCGTTGGAAAGACCTCGGACAGCATATTGCTAATATTATTCCGATAGATCGTGATGAATCTATTATAAAAGCGATTCCGATTGAGGACTTCAATACTAATCAATATTTATTGTTCGTAACAAAAAATGGCATGGTCAAAAAAACAGAGTTAATTCAATATAAAGCACAACGATACTCAAAACCGCTTACTGCAATTAATTTAAAAGATCATGACCAGGTGATTGATGTTTATATAACTGATGGGAAAAATGATTTATTTTTAATGACTCATTATGGTTATGCACTATGGTTTAGTGAAGAAGAAGTCAGCATTGTCGGAGCTCGAGCCGCTGGTGTAAAAGGAATAAACTTAAAGGACAACGATTTTGTGATAAGTGGCAAAATTTTGTCAACAACAGAAAAAAGAGCCATTGTCATTGCAACCCAACGAGGTGCTGTGAAAAAAATGAAGCTTTCTGAATTTGAGCGTGCTACGCGGGCAAAACGTGGTCTTGTCCAATTGCGAGAACTTAAATCGAACCCTCACCGAGTTATTGGTTTTGTCCTTGTTCAAGATAAGGACGACATTTATATTCAATCCGAAAAGGGAACGATTGAAAGCATAAATGCTGCAAGTATCCGCAATAATGACCGTTATTCTAATGGTTCATTTTTATTGGATGAAAGCGAAAGTGGCAAAACAGTAGAAATTTGGGTGATTGAAAATCCAGAGGAATAG
- a CDS encoding S9 family peptidase, with amino-acid sequence MAEISVDPYLYVRTAKNPVYNPNGKKISFLSDFTGTVQVWELDRRDGWPAQASFTKEDITFIKYIDGTSDLIIGMDAAGDERVQLCLLKENGELIALTNSPEHVHLYGGSSPNGKWIAWSSNRRNQAFFDIYIQNIETLEIRLVFTQDGTFSVVKWFPDGNSLLIKQTKSLLDHVLGALSLLTGDVNWITEHIGEASFKDVHFNNDGDHIYLLTNKDREFFGLAFIHLATKHFTWLERGEWDYEGLAMNKRKNKLAYTINEGGISKGYLLDLNLSTLYAWETPMGVITNLKFSPDDQKLVYVFNGPAHPSDLWELDLTTILAERLTYVSRTPILEKKLIEPELISYQSFDNLKIPAFYYRPKDATGEIPVVIYIHGGPESQSRAVYNPLVQYFLSVGYAVVAPNVRGSAGYGKTYTHLDDAKKRMDAVKDLIFLVEWLKENGKVDAAKIAVMGGSYGGFMVLAAISHYPNLWAAAIDIVGISSFRTFLKTTVPWRKKLREAEYGTIEKEGDFFDQIDPLNHADKITSPIMVLHGKNDPRVPIEESEQIVNKLKKRNHPVTYIRVEDEGHSLVKLKNKISAYSKFADFLKQYIGKK; translated from the coding sequence ATGGCTGAAATTAGTGTAGACCCTTATTTATATGTTCGTACAGCGAAAAATCCTGTATACAACCCAAATGGAAAAAAGATAAGCTTTCTATCTGATTTTACGGGGACAGTACAGGTTTGGGAGCTTGATCGAAGGGATGGTTGGCCTGCACAAGCCTCTTTTACAAAAGAAGATATTACCTTTATTAAATATATTGATGGCACATCGGATCTGATTATTGGAATGGATGCTGCTGGAGATGAAAGGGTGCAATTGTGTCTATTAAAGGAGAATGGTGAACTGATCGCCCTAACCAACTCCCCAGAACATGTTCATTTGTACGGTGGAAGCTCTCCTAATGGAAAATGGATTGCTTGGTCTAGCAATCGCCGAAATCAAGCCTTTTTTGACATATACATTCAAAATATCGAAACACTAGAAATTCGACTCGTTTTTACCCAAGATGGGACCTTTTCAGTAGTGAAGTGGTTTCCTGATGGAAATTCTTTGTTAATTAAACAAACAAAATCTCTCCTTGATCATGTATTAGGTGCATTGTCTCTTTTAACTGGTGATGTAAACTGGATAACAGAACATATTGGTGAAGCAAGTTTTAAAGATGTTCATTTTAATAATGATGGAGACCATATTTATTTATTAACCAATAAAGACCGGGAATTCTTTGGACTCGCATTCATTCATTTAGCTACTAAACATTTCACATGGTTGGAGCGAGGTGAGTGGGATTATGAGGGGCTAGCAATGAATAAGAGAAAAAACAAATTAGCTTACACAATTAACGAAGGGGGGATATCCAAAGGCTACCTATTAGACTTGAATCTAAGCACACTTTATGCATGGGAAACACCAATGGGTGTAATCACCAATCTCAAATTTTCACCAGATGATCAAAAGTTAGTTTATGTATTTAACGGGCCAGCACATCCATCTGATTTATGGGAGCTGGATCTTACGACTATCCTCGCAGAACGACTTACATACGTCTCTCGCACCCCAATACTGGAGAAAAAACTAATTGAACCTGAATTAATATCTTACCAATCGTTTGACAATCTTAAAATACCCGCCTTTTACTACAGGCCTAAAGATGCGACTGGCGAAATTCCTGTTGTAATATATATTCATGGGGGCCCGGAAAGTCAAAGTCGTGCGGTTTACAACCCATTGGTGCAGTATTTTCTAAGTGTTGGTTATGCGGTGGTAGCTCCAAATGTTCGCGGTAGTGCAGGTTATGGAAAAACGTACACACATCTTGATGATGCTAAGAAACGTATGGACGCTGTAAAAGATCTTATTTTTTTAGTGGAATGGCTAAAAGAAAATGGAAAAGTAGATGCTGCAAAGATAGCAGTCATGGGAGGTAGTTACGGTGGATTTATGGTTCTTGCTGCGATAAGCCACTATCCAAATTTGTGGGCTGCAGCGATCGATATCGTTGGAATTTCTAGTTTTAGAACGTTCCTAAAAACGACAGTTCCTTGGCGGAAAAAGCTAAGAGAGGCTGAATATGGAACCATTGAAAAAGAAGGAGATTTTTTTGATCAAATAGATCCTTTGAATCATGCCGATAAAATCACATCTCCAATTATGGTTCTTCACGGAAAAAACGACCCGAGAGTCCCGATTGAGGAATCTGAGCAAATTGTAAATAAACTAAAGAAACGAAATCATCCAGTTACGTATATTCGTGTTGAAGATGAGGGTCATTCGTTGGTAAAACTTAAGAATAAGATTAGTGCTTATTCAAAGTTTGCTGATTTTCTTAAACAGTATATTGGGAAGAAATAA
- a CDS encoding DMT family transporter — MKSIYQNKWAVIIIAIFCSLLWGSAFPVLKISYQELHMAPDDTMAKIVFAGMRFLIAGIIILVFLLFTNRNKLVVRRSQILVLVVFGIIQTAIQYFFFYNGLAKVSGMQGSILTSTGTFLAVFLAHFYYKDDKMNGKKAIGILAGITGIIVANWGQEFQFQFQWTGEGYMILSALTSAITTIMAKELATDIDPITLTGWQLTIGSILLLIIGLPQLGPHSLTFTPFSLGLLIYAAVISSVAFAMWFSILKYNKAGEMSIYNFLTPVFGAFLSAMFIPGERLNLYILAAIALVAIGIIAINYNGREKKAIASRISRKIS; from the coding sequence TTGAAGAGTATTTATCAAAATAAATGGGCTGTCATCATTATAGCTATTTTTTGTTCATTATTGTGGGGCAGTGCTTTCCCTGTACTAAAAATAAGCTATCAAGAATTGCATATGGCCCCAGATGACACGATGGCAAAAATTGTGTTTGCTGGAATGCGTTTTCTTATAGCTGGGATAATCATTTTAGTTTTTTTATTATTTACAAATCGTAATAAATTGGTTGTAAGACGCTCACAAATCCTTGTATTGGTTGTGTTCGGTATTATTCAGACCGCTATACAGTATTTTTTCTTTTATAATGGACTGGCGAAAGTATCTGGGATGCAAGGATCTATTTTGACCTCAACCGGAACATTTCTGGCTGTGTTTTTGGCACATTTTTACTACAAGGACGACAAAATGAATGGGAAGAAAGCCATTGGAATTTTGGCTGGAATTACGGGGATTATTGTTGCCAATTGGGGACAGGAATTCCAGTTTCAATTTCAGTGGACCGGGGAAGGGTATATGATTCTTTCTGCGCTTACCAGTGCGATTACAACGATTATGGCAAAAGAGTTAGCAACTGATATTGATCCCATTACACTCACAGGGTGGCAGTTAACAATAGGGTCTATCTTGTTACTTATCATTGGATTGCCCCAGTTGGGTCCTCATTCCTTAACTTTCACTCCATTTAGTTTAGGATTACTAATATATGCAGCAGTGATTTCTTCGGTGGCATTTGCGATGTGGTTTTCAATTTTGAAATATAATAAAGCTGGTGAAATGAGCATATATAATTTTTTAACACCTGTATTTGGTGCGTTTTTATCGGCGATGTTTATTCCTGGTGAAAGATTGAATTTATATATTTTAGCTGCGATTGCTTTGGTTGCAATTGGTATTATAGCGATTAATTATAATGGACGGGAAAAGAAAGCAATCGCTAGTAGAATCAGCAGGAAAATTAGTTAA
- a CDS encoding cobalamin-binding protein, translating into MKVISLCPSNTEIIEYLGLTHLLVGVDDYSDWPTSIANLPKLGPDLSINMDLVEKLKPDLVVASLSVPGMEKNVEALVKRGIPHIVLNPQSLSDIERDLIITAEALGEDERGFDAARKFRTRLDEVKKNGAKVNLRPSLYWEWWPKPIFTPGKINWLTEISEAAGALNVFDDVDLASVQTDWEDVLNRKPDFICLAWVGVRKDKIKKSAITKRPGFERLNFPNDDQILILEEELYCRPSPRLLEGLEKLFKLIHIRD; encoded by the coding sequence ATGAAAGTCATTTCACTATGTCCGAGTAATACGGAAATCATCGAATACTTAGGTTTAACACATCTGTTAGTGGGGGTGGATGATTACTCAGATTGGCCTACCTCCATTGCTAACTTGCCTAAATTGGGACCTGATTTATCAATCAACATGGATCTTGTTGAAAAATTAAAACCAGATCTTGTCGTGGCCTCGTTAAGTGTTCCAGGAATGGAAAAGAACGTCGAAGCTTTAGTGAAAAGGGGAATCCCACATATCGTATTGAACCCTCAATCTCTATCCGATATAGAACGAGACTTAATTATTACTGCTGAAGCACTTGGAGAGGATGAGCGAGGGTTCGATGCTGCTCGAAAGTTTCGCACTCGGCTGGATGAAGTTAAAAAGAACGGGGCAAAGGTTAATTTGAGGCCGTCATTATATTGGGAGTGGTGGCCAAAACCCATTTTCACCCCAGGAAAAATCAACTGGTTAACAGAAATCTCTGAAGCAGCTGGCGCTTTAAATGTATTTGATGATGTTGATTTAGCGAGTGTTCAGACGGATTGGGAGGATGTATTGAATCGCAAACCGGATTTTATCTGTCTAGCTTGGGTTGGCGTGCGAAAGGATAAAATTAAAAAAAGTGCTATTACTAAACGACCAGGTTTTGAAAGGTTGAACTTTCCGAATGATGATCAAATCCTAATCCTTGAAGAAGAATTATACTGCCGTCCGTCACCGAGGCTCCTTGAAGGGCTTGAAAAACTGTTTAAGTTAATACATATAAGGGATTAA